One Spiribacter halobius DNA segment encodes these proteins:
- a CDS encoding methylenetetrahydrofolate reductase, with the protein MSAVAPMTQSLDAGYAALAAPRWELIPIRGMLEQAGLLPRGSAITVTCSPKHGIERTLESAELLAGMGHLVVPHLAARLVQDRHHLQAILERLQAAGMDEVFVIGGDAPRPVGEFAGGHELLQAMAELEPRPARVGIPAYPEGHALIDAATLEQAMQAKAAFASYLVTQICFDPDQIIEWLRDMAGRGPGLPVHVGLPGVMEPRRLLGLAMRIGIGNSAKVLRRSNGLFGHLLGGEYTPDDLVWRLAPLFEDPTVRLVNFHLNTFNQIEPLQRWRHRMLEAMAPYCQPAEPDEEGGFSTDYGQPDLA; encoded by the coding sequence ATGAGCGCAGTCGCTCCCATGACGCAGAGTCTGGACGCGGGGTATGCGGCGCTCGCCGCGCCCCGCTGGGAGCTCATTCCCATCCGCGGGATGCTCGAGCAGGCGGGGCTGCTGCCCCGCGGCTCGGCCATCACGGTGACCTGCTCGCCGAAGCACGGCATCGAGCGGACGCTGGAGAGCGCGGAGCTGCTGGCGGGCATGGGCCACCTGGTGGTGCCCCATCTCGCCGCCCGTCTGGTGCAGGACCGCCATCACCTGCAGGCCATCCTGGAGCGCCTGCAGGCGGCCGGGATGGACGAGGTGTTCGTGATCGGCGGCGATGCGCCGCGCCCGGTGGGCGAGTTCGCCGGGGGGCACGAGCTGCTCCAGGCCATGGCAGAGCTGGAGCCACGGCCGGCCCGGGTGGGCATCCCGGCCTATCCGGAGGGGCATGCGCTGATCGACGCCGCGACCCTGGAGCAGGCCATGCAGGCCAAGGCGGCCTTCGCCAGCTACCTGGTCACCCAGATCTGCTTCGACCCGGACCAGATCATCGAGTGGCTGCGGGACATGGCCGGGCGCGGCCCCGGGCTACCCGTGCACGTGGGCCTGCCGGGGGTCATGGAGCCGCGCAGGCTGCTGGGGCTGGCGATGCGCATCGGCATCGGCAATTCGGCGAAGGTGCTCCGGCGCAGCAACGGGCTGTTCGGGCACCTGCTGGGCGGGGAGTACACGCCGGACGATCTGGTCTGGCGGCTGGCGCCGCTGTTCGAGGACCCGACCGTGCGCCTGGTCAACTTCCACCTCAACACCTTCAACCAGATCGAGCCCCTCCAGCGCTGGCGGCACCGCATGCTGGAGGCCATGGCCCCCTACTGCCAGCCGGCCGAACCCGACGAGGAAGGCGGCTTCAGCACCGACTACGGCCAGCCGGACCTGGCCTGA
- a CDS encoding glycine cleavage T C-terminal barrel domain-containing protein, with translation MSQVIESLQHTHEAPEILLYPRIRKSPFFYCSRRHGVRKYSVYNHHYHPRVYTDPVDEYWALVQGVTLWDVGVERQIEISGPDALAFTQQLVPRNMNKCKVGQCKYVFVTAEDGGIINDPVLLRLREDCFWLSLADSDVLLWCKGIALNSGMDVTIQEVDVAPVQVQGPKAKPVMIDLFGEEVLQIPYYHLMETTLDGIPVVISRTGYTGEIGYEIYVRDATVNAEHVWNRVFEAGRPQGMQVIGPCHMRRIEGAILAFGCDIWYDTNPFEVGMGYDWMVDLRHSEDFIGRAALEKVKAEGPKRKLVGVEIDGPSVGCFTDGSMIDVFPVHSTREERIGQVTSACRSPRLDKNIGYAMVPIDYTELGTELLIDTQSGRQHAVVVPKPFMDPSKDIPKG, from the coding sequence ATGTCCCAGGTCATCGAGAGCTTGCAGCACACCCATGAGGCGCCGGAGATCCTGCTCTACCCGCGGATCCGCAAGTCGCCCTTCTTCTACTGCTCACGCCGCCACGGGGTGCGCAAGTACAGCGTGTACAACCATCACTACCATCCCCGTGTGTACACCGATCCGGTGGACGAGTACTGGGCCCTGGTGCAGGGCGTCACCCTCTGGGACGTGGGCGTGGAGCGCCAGATCGAGATCAGCGGACCGGACGCGCTCGCGTTCACCCAGCAGCTCGTGCCGCGCAACATGAACAAGTGCAAGGTCGGGCAGTGCAAGTACGTGTTCGTGACCGCCGAGGACGGCGGCATCATCAACGACCCGGTGCTGCTGCGCCTGCGTGAGGACTGCTTCTGGCTCTCCCTCGCCGACAGCGACGTGCTGCTCTGGTGCAAGGGCATTGCGCTCAACAGCGGCATGGACGTCACCATTCAGGAAGTGGACGTCGCCCCGGTGCAGGTGCAGGGGCCGAAGGCGAAGCCGGTGATGATCGACCTCTTCGGCGAGGAGGTCCTGCAGATCCCCTACTACCACCTGATGGAGACCACCCTCGACGGTATCCCGGTGGTCATCTCGCGCACCGGCTACACCGGCGAGATCGGCTACGAGATTTACGTCCGCGACGCCACGGTCAACGCCGAGCACGTTTGGAACCGGGTGTTCGAGGCCGGCCGGCCGCAGGGCATGCAGGTGATCGGACCCTGCCACATGCGCCGCATCGAAGGGGCCATTCTCGCCTTCGGCTGCGACATCTGGTACGACACCAACCCCTTCGAGGTGGGCATGGGCTACGACTGGATGGTCGACCTGCGCCACAGCGAGGACTTCATCGGCCGCGCCGCGCTGGAGAAGGTCAAGGCGGAGGGGCCGAAGCGCAAGCTGGTGGGCGTGGAGATCGACGGCCCGAGTGTCGGCTGCTTCACCGACGGCTCCATGATTGACGTCTTCCCGGTGCACAGCACCCGCGAGGAGCGCATCGGCCAGGTCACTTCCGCCTGCCGCTCGCCGCGACTGGACAAGAACATCGGCTACGCCATGGTGCCGATCGACTACACCGAGCTCGGCACCGAGCTGCTGATCGACACCCAGTCCGGTCGCCAGCACGCCGTGGTGGTGCCAAAGCCCTTCATGGACCCCTCCAAGGACATCCCCAAGGGCTGA
- a CDS encoding dipeptidase: MESAQLHRDAVVIDGLIIARFGREVFEDMRRGGLTAANCTCSVWEGIHGTLENLAWWEQAFREHADLIRPVHGTADVRAAKEEGRTGIILGWQNSSGIEDRLDFLPLFQRLGVRVIQITYNTQNYAGSGCYESSDSGLSDFGHDLVAEMNRLGILCDLSHVGPRTSRDVIEASRAPVAYTHCLPAGLKAHPRNKSDEELRFIADRGGFVGVTMFPPFLAKGSNAVVDDYVEAIEYVMNHAGTAQVGIGTDFTQGHDEAFFHWITHDKGIGRKLTEFGEIVNPEGMRRIGDFPNLTEAMLRRGWPEERVRGVLGENWLRFLGEVWQA; the protein is encoded by the coding sequence ATGGAGAGCGCCCAGCTGCACCGCGACGCCGTCGTCATCGATGGCCTGATCATCGCCCGCTTCGGCCGCGAGGTGTTCGAGGACATGCGTCGCGGCGGCCTCACCGCGGCCAACTGCACCTGCAGTGTCTGGGAGGGCATTCACGGCACACTGGAAAACCTGGCGTGGTGGGAGCAGGCCTTCCGCGAGCACGCGGACCTCATCCGCCCGGTGCACGGCACCGCGGACGTCCGTGCAGCGAAGGAGGAGGGCCGGACGGGCATCATCCTCGGTTGGCAGAACAGCTCCGGCATCGAGGACCGGCTCGACTTCCTGCCCCTGTTCCAGCGGCTCGGCGTGCGGGTGATCCAGATCACCTACAACACCCAGAACTACGCCGGCAGCGGCTGCTACGAGTCATCCGACTCCGGGCTTTCCGACTTCGGCCACGACCTGGTGGCGGAGATGAACCGCCTCGGCATCCTCTGCGACCTCTCCCACGTTGGCCCGCGGACCAGCCGCGACGTCATCGAGGCGTCACGGGCGCCGGTGGCCTACACCCACTGCCTGCCGGCGGGGCTCAAGGCCCATCCGCGCAACAAGTCCGACGAGGAGCTGCGCTTCATCGCCGACCGCGGCGGCTTTGTCGGCGTCACCATGTTCCCGCCCTTTCTCGCCAAGGGCTCCAACGCCGTAGTGGACGACTACGTCGAGGCCATCGAGTACGTCATGAACCATGCCGGCACCGCCCAGGTGGGCATCGGCACGGACTTCACCCAGGGGCACGACGAGGCCTTCTTCCACTGGATCACCCACGACAAGGGCATCGGCCGCAAGCTCACGGAGTTCGGCGAGATCGTGAATCCCGAGGGCATGCGACGCATCGGCGATTTTCCGAATCTCACCGAGGCCATGCTGCGGCGCGGCTGGCCCGAGGAGCGGGTGCGCGGCGTGCTGGGCGAGAACTGGCTGCGCTTCCTCGGGGAGGTGTGGCAGGCATGA
- a CDS encoding DUF5943 domain-containing protein has protein sequence MSAPEIPIEVDEATGAWLSNGLPMILLPRHFIVNIWRELAGGPGEESLREAGRRSAAEWCRKEAERTGEDGPTVVRAYFASLSRRGWGRFEVQALDGRHGVARVHVHHSAFVADGRATAPACGFFVSWLEGAMAWLASAGGHGWLPEAVERHCAAAGGGFCELEARPRG, from the coding sequence ATGAGCGCGCCGGAGATCCCCATCGAGGTGGACGAGGCCACCGGGGCCTGGCTCTCCAACGGCCTGCCCATGATCCTGCTGCCGCGCCATTTCATCGTGAACATCTGGCGCGAGCTCGCCGGCGGGCCGGGGGAGGAATCCCTGCGCGAGGCCGGTCGCCGCTCTGCCGCGGAGTGGTGCCGCAAGGAGGCGGAGCGCACCGGCGAGGACGGACCGACCGTGGTGCGTGCCTACTTCGCGAGCCTTTCCCGGCGCGGCTGGGGCCGCTTCGAGGTGCAGGCCCTGGATGGCCGTCACGGCGTCGCCCGGGTGCACGTCCACCATTCCGCCTTCGTCGCTGACGGCCGGGCCACGGCGCCGGCCTGCGGCTTCTTCGTCTCCTGGCTGGAGGGCGCCATGGCCTGGCTGGCGAGCGCCGGGGGGCATGGTTGGCTGCCGGAGGCCGTGGAGCGGCACTGCGCCGCGGCCGGCGGCGGATTCTGCGAGCTCGAGGCCCGACCGAGAGGGTAA
- a CDS encoding oxidoreductase: MAQYEHLLSPFRLKGLTLRNRAVSTAHSEVYAEDGVPGERFIRYHAEKARGGLALTIIGGSSSVARTSPTTWWSSLDVASDRIIEPLGELADAVHGHGGAVMIQLTHMGRRSRWDGQNWPHLYSASGVREPLHRSACKTMEVEEIRQVVREYAAAAARVKAAGLDGIEISAAHQHLIDQFWSPRTNQRTDAYGGSPENRLRFGMEVLEAVRGAVGEDFIVGLRLCGDEFHPDGLDQEALIDIARRHADSGLIDFLSVIGSGADTHGTIVNCIPNMSYPPAPFLYLASAIRSEVDVPVMHAQNIKDPMSAERALAEGHVDLVGMTRAHIADPHFINKLREGEEDRIKQCVGANYCIDRQYSGLDVLCVQNAATSREATMPHIIVRGERERRVVVAGGGPAGLEAARVAAERGHRVTLFEREEDVGGQVEIGAKGPVRDQLGGIIRWYRLELARLGVDLRLGREADAGTVLGEDPEVVIIATGGRPDTGHHPGWRAAEGLTVSTHDILTGRVAAGERVLVFDAIGDYPGVTCADFLAERGSLVELATPDMAIGEDLGGTTRPVYHRRLLERDVVFTPNVFLNEVYAEGDSRIAVLANEYTGAEEEREVDQIVVEHGVKPDEALYYALKDGSRNAGQVDMDALFDARPQPDFAADGTGYLLYRLGDCVSPRNIHGAIYDALRLVKDL, from the coding sequence ATGGCCCAGTACGAGCATCTCCTGAGCCCGTTCCGCCTCAAGGGCCTGACCCTGCGCAACCGTGCCGTGAGCACCGCGCACTCCGAGGTCTATGCCGAGGACGGCGTGCCCGGTGAGCGCTTCATCCGCTACCACGCCGAGAAGGCCCGGGGCGGGCTTGCGCTCACCATCATCGGCGGCTCCTCCTCGGTGGCCCGCACCAGCCCCACCACGTGGTGGAGCTCGCTGGATGTCGCCTCGGACCGCATCATCGAGCCGCTGGGCGAGCTCGCCGACGCCGTGCACGGCCACGGCGGCGCGGTCATGATCCAGCTCACCCACATGGGCCGGCGTAGCCGCTGGGACGGCCAGAACTGGCCGCATCTCTACTCGGCGAGCGGGGTGCGCGAGCCGCTGCACCGCTCCGCCTGCAAGACCATGGAGGTGGAGGAGATCCGCCAGGTGGTGCGCGAGTATGCCGCCGCGGCGGCTCGGGTGAAGGCGGCGGGCCTGGACGGCATCGAGATCTCCGCAGCCCACCAGCACCTCATCGACCAGTTCTGGTCGCCGCGCACCAACCAGCGCACCGACGCCTACGGCGGCAGCCCGGAGAACCGGCTGCGCTTCGGCATGGAGGTGCTGGAGGCGGTGCGTGGCGCGGTAGGGGAGGACTTCATCGTCGGCCTGCGCCTCTGCGGCGACGAGTTCCATCCCGACGGTCTCGACCAGGAGGCGCTCATCGACATCGCCCGCCGCCACGCCGACAGCGGGCTGATCGACTTTCTCAGCGTGATCGGCTCGGGCGCGGACACCCACGGCACCATCGTCAACTGCATCCCCAACATGAGCTATCCGCCGGCGCCGTTCCTCTACCTCGCCTCGGCGATCCGCTCCGAGGTGGATGTGCCGGTGATGCACGCCCAGAACATCAAGGACCCGATGTCAGCCGAACGGGCCCTGGCCGAGGGGCATGTGGACCTGGTGGGCATGACCCGCGCCCACATCGCCGACCCGCACTTCATCAACAAGCTGCGGGAAGGCGAGGAAGACCGCATCAAGCAGTGCGTCGGCGCCAACTACTGCATAGACCGCCAGTATTCCGGGCTCGACGTGCTCTGCGTGCAGAACGCCGCCACCTCCCGCGAGGCCACCATGCCGCACATCATCGTCCGCGGCGAGCGCGAGCGCCGCGTGGTGGTGGCAGGGGGCGGCCCGGCAGGGCTCGAGGCCGCACGGGTCGCCGCCGAGCGCGGTCACCGGGTGACGCTCTTCGAGCGCGAGGAGGACGTCGGCGGCCAGGTGGAGATCGGCGCCAAGGGCCCGGTGCGCGATCAGCTCGGCGGCATCATCCGCTGGTACCGCCTGGAGCTCGCCCGGCTGGGCGTGGACCTGCGGCTCGGCCGGGAAGCGGATGCCGGCACGGTGCTCGGCGAGGATCCGGAGGTGGTCATCATCGCCACCGGCGGGCGCCCGGACACCGGCCATCATCCCGGCTGGCGTGCCGCCGAGGGGCTCACCGTCTCCACCCACGACATCCTCACCGGTCGCGTCGCCGCCGGCGAGCGGGTGCTGGTGTTCGATGCCATCGGCGACTACCCCGGGGTGACCTGCGCCGACTTCCTCGCCGAGCGCGGCAGCCTGGTGGAGCTCGCCACTCCGGACATGGCCATCGGTGAGGATCTGGGCGGCACCACGCGCCCGGTCTATCACCGCCGCCTGCTGGAGCGGGACGTGGTGTTCACCCCCAATGTCTTCCTCAACGAGGTCTATGCCGAGGGCGACTCGCGCATCGCCGTGCTCGCCAACGAGTACACGGGCGCCGAGGAGGAGCGGGAGGTGGACCAGATCGTGGTGGAGCACGGCGTGAAGCCCGACGAGGCACTCTACTACGCGCTCAAGGACGGCAGCCGCAATGCCGGCCAGGTGGACATGGACGCCCTCTTCGACGCACGGCCGCAGCCGGATTTCGCCGCCGACGGCACGGGCTATCTGCTCTATCGGCTGGGCGACTGCGTCTCGCCGCGCAACATCCACGGCGCCATCTACGACGCCCTGCGCCTCGTCAAGGACCTGTGA
- a CDS encoding DUF3483 domain-containing protein, whose amino-acid sequence MNAWLGLLPLLLGLGALAWRLRGRLARWRAGRPAAANLLRGLLQVPRRYLVDVHHAVSRNAYRARHRTESGGYTAVLHVCAAGGVVASAVLALLLHPLGGPPWLAGLAVAAGLLAASGAALDAGRRWRRGRSPRLSDDRFDQLPLALGAFGLGHAGLALPAVGLAAGPVLVAAAFALAAAGSVLLIGGMAEGPMRHALAGVLYLAAHPRPQRFGGGRDTAAEPLHLEGETLGADRAQDFPWNRLLGFDACVECGRCEVVCPAFEAGLPLNPKKLIQDLARAGTAAGDAGYTGRGHPDRPPAGSHERLVGVDGMIDPDTLWACTTCRACVDECPMMIEHVDAVLDLRRFQTLEAGAEPQAASNLLDQLRATDTIGGHDPARRLDWAVDLALPRLPERGETDILLWLGESAYELRNQRTLRALVRLLRAAGVDFAVLGEAELDCGDIARRLGDEATFQDLARRNIATLSQHRFRTIVTADPHALHTLGSEYPAFGGHYDVQHHTTFLAGLLDAGRLPVPAGGSRQAVTYHDPCYLGRYQGEFDAPRRLLAHLGLEVTEMAKSRERSSCCGSGGGLAVTDIPGRRRIADVRMEHARETTADTVAVACPHCAVMLEGVVQPRPGVTDVAELLAEALDQAGERAA is encoded by the coding sequence ATGAACGCCTGGCTGGGTCTGCTGCCGCTGCTGCTCGGTCTGGGCGCCCTTGCGTGGCGGCTGCGCGGCCGCCTCGCCCGCTGGCGCGCCGGACGCCCGGCGGCGGCGAACCTGCTGCGCGGGCTGCTGCAGGTGCCGCGGCGGTATCTGGTGGACGTCCACCACGCGGTAAGCCGAAATGCCTACCGGGCCCGGCACCGGACGGAGTCCGGCGGCTACACCGCCGTGCTCCACGTCTGTGCCGCGGGCGGGGTGGTGGCGAGCGCCGTGCTGGCGCTGCTGCTGCACCCCCTGGGCGGCCCCCCGTGGCTTGCCGGGCTGGCGGTGGCGGCCGGGCTGCTCGCCGCCAGTGGTGCCGCCCTCGATGCGGGCCGGCGCTGGCGCCGGGGACGCTCGCCGCGCCTCTCCGATGACCGCTTCGATCAGCTGCCGCTGGCCCTCGGCGCCTTCGGTCTCGGCCATGCCGGGCTCGCGCTGCCCGCCGTCGGCCTCGCAGCGGGGCCGGTGCTGGTGGCCGCCGCCTTCGCCCTCGCCGCGGCGGGCAGCGTTCTGCTCATCGGCGGCATGGCCGAAGGGCCGATGCGTCATGCCCTGGCGGGCGTGCTCTATCTCGCCGCCCACCCGCGCCCGCAGCGCTTCGGTGGCGGCCGCGACACGGCCGCCGAGCCACTGCACCTGGAGGGCGAGACGCTGGGGGCCGACCGCGCGCAGGACTTCCCCTGGAACCGCCTGCTCGGCTTCGACGCCTGCGTGGAGTGCGGCCGCTGCGAGGTGGTCTGCCCGGCCTTCGAGGCGGGGCTGCCGCTCAATCCGAAAAAGCTCATACAGGATCTTGCCCGCGCCGGCACCGCCGCCGGCGATGCCGGCTACACCGGCCGCGGCCACCCCGACCGGCCGCCCGCCGGCAGCCACGAGCGGCTCGTCGGCGTGGACGGGATGATCGACCCGGACACCCTCTGGGCCTGCACCACCTGCCGGGCCTGCGTGGATGAGTGCCCGATGATGATCGAGCACGTCGACGCGGTGCTCGACCTGCGCCGCTTCCAGACCCTGGAGGCCGGGGCCGAGCCGCAGGCGGCGTCGAACCTGCTGGATCAGCTCCGCGCCACCGACACCATCGGCGGCCACGACCCGGCGCGGCGGCTGGACTGGGCGGTGGACCTCGCCCTCCCGCGGCTGCCGGAGCGGGGCGAGACGGATATCCTGCTCTGGCTCGGCGAGTCCGCCTACGAGCTGCGCAACCAGCGCACCCTGCGCGCTCTGGTGCGTCTGCTGCGCGCGGCCGGCGTGGATTTCGCCGTGCTCGGCGAGGCCGAGCTCGACTGCGGTGACATCGCCCGGCGTCTCGGCGACGAGGCCACCTTCCAGGACCTCGCCCGGCGCAACATCGCCACGCTCTCGCAGCACCGCTTCCGCACCATCGTTACCGCCGACCCCCATGCCCTGCACACCCTCGGCAGCGAGTATCCGGCCTTCGGCGGTCACTATGACGTCCAGCATCACACGACCTTCCTCGCGGGGCTGCTGGACGCGGGCCGCCTGCCGGTGCCCGCCGGCGGGTCGCGGCAGGCGGTCACCTACCACGACCCCTGCTACCTCGGCCGCTATCAGGGCGAGTTCGACGCCCCGCGTCGGCTGCTCGCGCATCTGGGCCTGGAGGTGACCGAGATGGCCAAGTCCCGCGAGCGCTCCAGCTGCTGCGGCTCCGGCGGCGGGCTGGCGGTGACCGATATCCCTGGACGCCGTCGCATTGCCGACGTGCGCATGGAGCACGCCCGGGAGACCACCGCCGACACCGTGGCGGTGGCCTGCCCCCATTGCGCGGTGATGCTGGAGGGCGTGGTGCAGCCGCGGCCGGGGGTTACCGACGTGGCCGAGCTGCTTGCCGAGGCCCTCGATCAGGCCGGGGAGCGGGCGGCATGA
- a CDS encoding electron transfer flavoprotein subunit alpha/FixB family protein, whose protein sequence is MSAQPHGRRRRDPRAEREQRRRGATRAAAQAAAEPARGEASAGARRRVDPRAERGGRRRLEARGRADARGAAVPETGPGGPVAIRDPAYWILVVPDQIDGSPDARDRELLEAARRLADAEGGAVAVVDLGRGAGWPALGADRVVRPERAPQDPLPLLEALAEQLAPRHVLFTERPAAGAELGRRYAASRGGASAPHVRRLDDSSVTAAAGQGREAVHSPIPPVLLLDAGTAEPPAGRLHEARELPAPEAGAAAPVVEDLGPVPVNPDEIPLAEADFIVSAGRGVQDFAAFQRLAELLGAAAGASRPVCDAGLMPRARQVGASGTLVSARCYIALGISGAPQHLQGIADCEHVVAVNLDPHSEIMKRADLAVVGDVEAIMAALLRRLEAPT, encoded by the coding sequence ATGAGCGCGCAGCCCCATGGCCGCCGGCGCCGCGACCCGCGGGCGGAGCGCGAGCAGCGCCGCCGTGGCGCGACCCGGGCGGCGGCGCAGGCCGCGGCCGAGCCGGCCCGGGGAGAGGCGTCGGCCGGAGCCCGGCGGCGGGTGGATCCGCGCGCCGAGCGCGGCGGCCGGCGGCGCCTCGAGGCGCGCGGTCGGGCCGACGCCCGCGGTGCCGCGGTGCCGGAGACCGGTCCGGGCGGACCGGTGGCTATCCGGGATCCCGCCTACTGGATCCTGGTGGTGCCGGACCAGATCGACGGCAGCCCGGACGCACGCGACCGGGAGCTGCTGGAGGCGGCCCGTCGGCTCGCCGACGCCGAGGGCGGCGCCGTGGCCGTGGTCGATCTTGGGCGAGGGGCCGGCTGGCCAGCCCTCGGCGCCGACCGGGTGGTGCGCCCCGAGCGCGCACCTCAGGACCCGCTGCCCCTGCTGGAGGCCCTCGCCGAGCAGCTCGCGCCGCGGCATGTGCTGTTCACCGAGCGGCCGGCCGCCGGTGCCGAGCTCGGGCGCCGCTACGCGGCGAGCCGGGGCGGGGCGTCGGCGCCTCATGTGCGGCGGCTCGACGACAGCTCGGTGACGGCAGCGGCGGGGCAGGGGCGCGAGGCCGTGCATTCGCCCATCCCGCCGGTGCTGCTGCTCGATGCAGGCACGGCGGAACCGCCTGCCGGCCGCCTGCATGAGGCCCGCGAGCTGCCGGCGCCGGAGGCCGGGGCGGCTGCGCCGGTGGTGGAGGATCTGGGCCCGGTGCCGGTGAACCCGGATGAGATCCCCCTCGCCGAGGCGGACTTCATCGTCAGCGCCGGCCGCGGGGTGCAGGACTTCGCTGCCTTCCAGCGGCTCGCCGAGCTGCTGGGGGCTGCCGCCGGCGCCTCGCGGCCGGTCTGCGACGCCGGCCTGATGCCCCGCGCCCGGCAGGTGGGGGCATCGGGCACGCTGGTCTCGGCGCGCTGCTACATCGCCCTGGGCATCTCCGGCGCGCCGCAGCATCTGCAGGGCATCGCCGACTGCGAGCACGTGGTGGCGGTCAACCTGGACCCGCACTCGGAGATCATGAAGCGGGCCGATCTCGCCGTGGTGGGGGATGTGGAGGCGATCATGGCGGCGCTGTTGCGGCGCCTGGAGGCGCCGACATGA
- a CDS encoding electron transfer flavoprotein subunit beta → MTAPVIVLLAAGRHPVSGRPRRAPTDARALELALSLPGAPPVLAVHAGDPLEPALREYLGMGLVELTVLDCDPAGDCLPPLQAWLREQAPGLVLTGTASEQGLASGELPYRLAAGLQAAVVGGVTGLEPDGGRWRITQARAGGRRQRLAAAEPLVAAVDPGAPAPRPVAFARARRGRIVTEAPPVPAAEPPAVTLQPARRGARRQRVLRGVSAAERLRAISGGGGSGGRVVQARDPDAAAAEILDQLQRWGVALPQRGAE, encoded by the coding sequence ATGACCGCGCCGGTGATTGTGCTCCTCGCCGCCGGGCGCCATCCGGTGAGCGGGCGCCCGCGCCGCGCCCCCACCGATGCCCGCGCCCTGGAGCTGGCGCTGTCGCTGCCCGGCGCCCCGCCGGTGCTCGCCGTGCATGCGGGCGACCCGCTCGAGCCGGCGCTGCGCGAATACCTGGGCATGGGGCTCGTGGAGCTCACGGTCCTGGACTGCGACCCCGCGGGGGATTGCCTGCCGCCCCTGCAGGCCTGGCTGCGGGAGCAGGCGCCGGGCCTGGTGCTCACCGGCACTGCCAGCGAGCAGGGCCTCGCCAGTGGTGAGCTGCCCTACCGCCTCGCCGCGGGTCTGCAGGCCGCGGTAGTGGGCGGGGTGACCGGCCTGGAGCCCGACGGCGGGCGCTGGCGGATCACCCAGGCCCGCGCCGGCGGCCGGCGGCAGCGCCTGGCGGCGGCGGAGCCGCTGGTGGCCGCCGTGGATCCGGGTGCACCGGCGCCCCGCCCGGTGGCCTTTGCCCGGGCCCGGCGCGGGCGCATCGTTACCGAGGCACCGCCGGTGCCGGCGGCCGAGCCGCCCGCGGTGACCCTGCAGCCCGCCCGCCGGGGCGCTCGCCGCCAGCGGGTGCTGCGCGGGGTGAGCGCTGCCGAGCGGCTGCGGGCGATCAGCGGTGGTGGGGGCAGCGGCGGTCGCGTGGTGCAGGCTCGGGACCCGGACGCCGCCGCCGCGGAGATTCTCGATCAGCTGCAGCGCTGGGGCGTGGCCCTGCCGCAAAGGGGAGCCGAATAA
- a CDS encoding sarcosine oxidase subunit beta family protein has translation MQRYSLPNLALHALRGHRDWQPAWREAEPRRRYRVLVIGGGGHGLATAYYLAKEHGITDVAVLEKGWIGGGNTGRNTTIVRSNYLWDASAALYEKSLQLWEGLSRDLNFNVMFSQRGVLNLGHTLQDMRDIRRRVNANRLNGIDGEVLDTDGVKRLVPFINTSPESRFPVLGASWQPRAGIARHDAVAWGFARAADALGVDIVENCEVTGIRRENGRVTGVETSRGPIDADTVGVVVAGHAGVLAEMAGFRLPIESHPLQALVSEPLKPILDTVVMSNAVHVYVSQSDKGELVIGAGIDGYNGYGQRGSFQTLEHFLSALIELYPIFSRLRLLRHWGGIVDTCPDASPILSSTPVRGLFFNVGWGTGGFKATPGSGWVFAHTLAHGEPHPINAPFSLERFHTGALVDEHGAAAVAH, from the coding sequence ATGCAGCGCTATTCCCTGCCCAATCTCGCTCTTCACGCCCTGCGCGGCCATCGCGACTGGCAGCCCGCCTGGCGGGAGGCCGAGCCCCGGCGGCGCTATCGGGTACTGGTCATCGGTGGCGGGGGCCACGGCCTGGCCACCGCCTACTACCTGGCGAAGGAGCACGGCATTACCGATGTCGCCGTGCTGGAGAAGGGCTGGATTGGCGGTGGCAACACCGGACGCAACACCACCATCGTCCGTTCGAACTACCTCTGGGACGCCTCCGCCGCGCTCTACGAGAAGTCCCTGCAGCTCTGGGAGGGGCTGTCCCGGGATCTGAACTTCAATGTCATGTTCAGCCAGCGCGGGGTGCTCAACCTCGGCCACACCCTGCAGGACATGCGCGACATCCGCCGCCGGGTGAACGCCAACCGGCTGAACGGCATCGACGGCGAGGTGCTGGACACCGACGGCGTGAAACGCCTGGTGCCCTTCATCAACACCTCCCCGGAGAGCCGCTTTCCGGTGCTGGGCGCCTCCTGGCAGCCGCGAGCCGGGATCGCCCGCCATGATGCCGTGGCCTGGGGTTTCGCCCGGGCCGCGGATGCCCTCGGGGTCGACATCGTCGAGAACTGCGAGGTCACGGGCATCCGCCGGGAGAACGGTCGGGTCACGGGCGTCGAGACGAGCCGCGGGCCCATCGATGCCGACACGGTGGGCGTGGTGGTGGCCGGGCACGCCGGGGTGCTCGCGGAGATGGCCGGCTTCCGGCTGCCCATCGAGAGCCATCCCCTGCAGGCGCTGGTCTCGGAGCCGCTGAAGCCCATCCTGGATACGGTGGTCATGTCCAACGCGGTGCACGTCTACGTCAGCCAGTCGGACAAGGGCGAGCTCGTCATCGGCGCCGGCATCGACGGCTACAACGGCTACGGCCAGCGCGGCAGCTTCCAGACCCTGGAGCATTTCCTCTCGGCGCTGATCGAGCTCTACCCGATATTCAGCCGCCTGCGCCTGCTCCGGCACTGGGGCGGCATCGTCGACACCTGCCCGGACGCAAGCCCCATCCTGAGCAGCACGCCGGTGCGGGGGCTGTTCTTCAACGTCGGCTGGGGCACCGGCGGCTTCAAGGCCACGCCCGGATCCGGCTGGGTGTTCGCCCACACCCTGGCCCACGGCGAGCCCCATCCCATCAACGCACCGTTCTCCCTGGAGCGCTTCCATACCGGCGCCCTGGTGGATGAGCACGGCGCTGCCGCGGTGGCGCACTGA